In a genomic window of Octopus sinensis linkage group LG16, ASM634580v1, whole genome shotgun sequence:
- the LOC115220256 gene encoding la-related protein 6-like, whose amino-acid sequence MGDYNNRMAELNLDTTAFEVNEMSAKNNNNSIGKRSTTDMITPVIEEGQFTDAVDQEEVMSPTTANANDRNHHQEQQQQHDDTQTAGEENVNGNEKNKNDDDDDDTNSVSIASVTSVPATANGVAHRVDDDDDNDQNNYHDNHQLSSNLPVEDPASTPLTAGPTASPLKEQQQQQQREQDKEVGGEREVESFRPVEVEITPAQPPLPVLPPAPVLRVEQLREEDYGSSPSSYTSEEEGYSFPEFSDDPEEREKLPEFVEPSEELQEKIVNQVEFYFSDANILKDAFLLKHVRRNKQGFVSLKLLTSFRKVKTLSKDYRVVAYSLQKSKVLEVNEEGTKVRRIDSLPEYDETTPSRTVVVVNLPIKNPAIENVAELFSKCGVISLIRILRPKGSIPPDIKKFSSKHPEIGTTLCAVIEFETFEGAKQACAMHNADDWRSGMRVVQLSAKKKEKDKKKAVSSNNNNAKSGSANSNTATDKEIVSLEDKKKKKGCRKKKRIDELCREPESSCYSSGSEADTPQTLLHMPSLDPSKLSPVTTPKPSPRSTPKSSPRTQRRKWMSKKSPLAETDNSPRISPQISPESLRKKYDNSDAPASPWVQRRLKAAQAQQNSTGLSDDKNGQSAGRSPKGSPLMLRRGRLHDLEMAVRSPKGPDGTSGFYGGMGRGKVPSNIALPEIVA is encoded by the coding sequence ATGGGTGACTACAATAACCGCATGGCCGAATTGAACTTGGATACCACCGCCTTCGAAGTGAACGAAATGTCtgctaagaacaataataatagcatcggAAAGAGATCGACCACGGACATGATTACACCCGTTATCGAAGAGGGACAGTTTACTGATGCTGTTGACCAGGAGGAAGTAATGTCGCCCACCACCGCCAATGCCAACGATAGGAACCACcaccaggaacaacaacaacagcacgacGACACTCAGACTGCTGGCGAGGAGAACGTGAATGGGAATGAGAAGAacaaaaacgacgacgacgacgacgacaccaATTCTGTCAGTATCGCCTCCGTCACCAGTGTCCCTGCCACTGCAAATGGAGTTGCTCAccgcgttgatgatgatgatgataatgaccagAACAATTACCACGACAACCACCAGCTGTCTTCAAATCTTCCCGTCGAAGATCCGGCTTCGACACCACTTACTGCTGGTCCTACTGCTTCTCCTCTCaaggaacagcagcagcaacaacaacgcgaACAAGATAAAGAAgttggaggagaaagagaggtagaatcGTTTAGACCAGTTGAAGTGGAAATAACTCCAGCCCAGCCTCCTTTACCGGTGTTGCCACCTGCGCCCGTACTCCGAGTGGAACAGTTACGGGAGGAAGATTATGGATCTTCGCCGTCTTCCTACACCAGTGAAGAGGAGGGCTATAGTTTTCCGGAATTCTCCGATGACCCCGAAGAGCGGGAGAAGCTTCCCGAATTTGTCGAACCAAGTGAAGAGCTTCAGGAGAAAATCGTTAACCAGGTGGAATTTTATTTCTCCGATGCCAACATCCTGAAAGATGCTTTCTTATTGAAGCATGTTCGTCGTAACAAGCAGGGTTTCGTAAGCTTGAAGCTGTTAACCTCCTTCCGCAAAGTGAAAACGCTGTCCAAGGATTACCGTGTAGTGGCCTACAGTTTACAGAAGTCCAAAGTTCTTGAAGTGAACGAGGAGGGTACTAAAGTCCGACGTATCGATTCCTTACCTGAGTATGATGAGACTACCCCTTCACGGACTGTCGTTGTAGTCAACCTTCCAATCAAGAATCCAGCTATTGAAAATGTGGCCGAACTATTTTCCAAATGTGGAGTCATCTCTCTTATACGCATCCTGCGACCCAAAGGTTCTATACCACCGGACATTAAGAAATTCTCGTCCAAGCATCCAGAAATCGGTACTACACTTTGTGCTGTGATCGAATTTGAGACGTTCGAAGGCGCTAAACAAGCCTGTGCCATGCACAATGCCGACGACTGGCGCAGTGGGATGCGTGTTGTGCAGCTGTCTgccaagaagaaagaaaaagataaaaagaaagctgTTTCATCGAATAATAACAATGCTAAGAGCGGTTCTGCGAATTCGAACACTGCCACAGACAAAGAGATTGTTAGTTTGgaagataagaagaaaaagaaggggtgTCGAAAGAAGAAGCGAATTGATGAACTCTGTCGCGAACCTGAGTCATCATGCTATAGTAGCGGATCTGAAGCGGACACTCCTCAGACACTTTTACATATGCCTTCACTGGACCCTAGCAAACTGAGCCCTGTAACGACTCCTAAACCAAGCCCAAGGTCAACTCCGAAAAGCAGCCCGAGAACCCAGCGCCGAAAATGGATGTCGAAAAAATCCCCGTTGGCTGAGACTGACAACAGCCCAAGGATTAGTCCACAGATAAGCCCTGAATCTCTACGCAAGAAATACGACAACAGCGATGCCCCAGCAAGTCCTTGGGTCCAACGGCGTTTGAAAGCTGCTCAGGCTCAACAGAACAGCACTGGTTTGAGCGATGATAAAAACGGACAGTCGGCAGGACGCAGCCCTAAAGGTAGCCCCCTAATGCTGAGACGTGGCCGTCTACATGATCTAGAAATGGCTGTGAGATCCCCAAAAGGTCCAGACGGCACGAGTGGATTCTATGGCGGTATGGGGAGGGGAAAAGTACCTAGCAACATCGCCCTCCCGGAAATTGTTGCGTAA